The following are encoded in a window of Syngnathoides biaculeatus isolate LvHL_M chromosome 3, ASM1980259v1, whole genome shotgun sequence genomic DNA:
- the LOC133498192 gene encoding semaphorin-7A isoform X1, protein MSSFLSTLYCYYFLILWLLSSVNSGDPWTLLPRMTFTREEITLENVTLPGEIRTVLLSRRDHRTLLAVGKSHLIFVSFQDPPKTPVERKLLWAECTDTATSSSVCSYKVVLAHEREDASRVFLCGTDGAVTLCCDTKLSEVPPTCTPADDLDRIRGSIRNFVLKDAEHSVLVESAEGSALYVTYSGSKEYVGVHKFGKYRVGPANHDKEQHYLRLVLSKHRDEPLQDKVYAFYKERNKDLNVFSSTWLPFVSQFCLADMGGPKNNLQFTWTSQMSARLFCGDPESKKHFFEMVDIVSVDADRWQDTRIYALFRNEWNMSAVCVYSVQDIHDVFSNSPFKGSENQVDRPRVCVSESTYLPLAVLKMTKQNSEMEHWVKPVKKSGPLLISHHVYTHIHADAALTKEHTLLFLSRNSGGVDKMIHNASMAFIVAEYRPFTHRAHIDSILLHPTTKNLYISSSGQLVQMDVADCTHYGNTCEDCVLARDPYCSWDDTRCTAATSSSGEVVQDVDSGNYHLCSSSHLSSKVVSGSSVPEVALALPHGSQYLLKCPLGSRHAHYSWHHSGSGDVPCARNQHGCPLLIDSEEAGEYTCRSEERGYSRVLARYVVTGGAASAGCSTGLLIWVCALTAVTCTRWT, encoded by the exons ATGTCGAGCTTTTTGTCGACgctgtattgttattatttcttAATTTTATGGCTTCTCTCAAGTGTTAACTCAGGGGACCCGTGGACGCTTTTGCCGAGGATGACGTTCACACGGGAAG AGATCACACTTGAAAACGTGACGTTACCGGGAGAAATACGCACAGTTCTTCTTTCGAGACGAGATCACCGCACGCTCTTGGCTGTCGGGAAAAGCCATCTGATTTTTGTCAGCTTCCAGGATCCTCCTAAG ACTCCCGTGGAAAGAAAGTTGCTGTGGGCCGAGTGCACAGACACTGCAACGTCATCGAGC gtTTGCAGCTACAAAGTGGTCTTGGCCCATGAAAGGGAAGACGCCAGCCGAGTGTTTCTGTGTGGGACGGACGGAGCAGTGACACTGTGCTGCGACACG aaGCTGTCAGAGGTTCCTCCCACCTGCACGCCAGCTGACGACTTGGACCGCATACGAGGGAGCATTAGGAATTTTGTCTTAAAGGATGCTGAACATTCTGTTCTTGTTG AATCTGCAGAAGGTTCTGCGCTGTATGTCACATACTCCGGCTCCAAGGAGTACGTGGGGGTTCACAAGTTTGGGAAGTACAGAGTGGGACCAGCAAACCACGACAAAG AACAGCACTACCTGCGCTTGGTGCTGAGCAAACACAGGGACGAGCCTTTGCAGGACAAAGTGTACGCCTTCTACaaagagaggaataaagatttgAATGTGTTCAGCAGCACGTGGCTTCCATTTGTCTCTCAGTTCTGCTTG GCGGACATGGGTGGACCCAAAAACAATCTACAGTTCACCTGGACCTCTCAGATGAGTGCCAGGCTCTTCTGTGGCGACCCAGAAAGCAAAAAACACTTCTTCGAGATGGTGGACATTGTCAGCGTGGATGCAGATCGATGGCAGGACACCCGTATCTATGCGCTCTTCAGGAATGAATG GAACATGAGCGCCGTGTGCGTGTACTCCGTGCAGGACATCCACGACGTCTTCAGTAACTCTCCGTTCAAAGGCTCTGAAAACCAGGTGGACCGGCCCAGGGTG TGTGTGTCAGAGAGCACGTATCTACCCCTGGCGGTCCTGAAGATGACCAAGCAAAACTCTGAGATGGAACATTGGGTGAAGCCTGTGAAGAAATCAGGCCCACTTCTCATCAGCCACCACGTGTACACTCACATCCATGCTGACGCTGCGCTCACAAAGGAACacacacttctttttttgtctcgaA ATAGTGGAGGTGTGGACAAGATGATCCATAATGCAAGCATGGCCTTCATTGTCGCTGAATACAGGCCTTTTACCCACAGAGCTCATATTGATAGCATCCTCCTTCATCCCACCACT AAGAATCTTTACATCAGCTCTAGCGGTCAGCTAGTCCAGATGGATGTGGCCGACTGTACCCACTATGGAAATACATGCGAGGACTGCGTGTTGGCGCGAGACCCTTACTGCAGCTGGGATGACACCCGCTGCACTGCCGCAACCTCCAGCAG CGGTGAAGTGGTTCAGGATGTGGACTCGGGAAATTACCACTTGTGCTCATCCTCTCATCTCTCAAGCAAAG TGGTCAGTGGCTCAAGCGTGCCTGAGGTGGCATTGGCACTTCCTCACGGGTCCCAGTACTTACTGAAATGCCCCTTGGGGTCCCGCCACGCCCACTACAGCTGGCATCACAGTGGCAGCGGAGATGTGCCCTGCGCCCGGAACCAGCACGGGTGCCCGCTCTTGATTGACAGTGAGGAGGCGGGGGAGTACACATGCAGGTCAGAGGAGAGAGGCTACAGCCGCGTGCTGGCTCGCTATGTCGTCACTGGCGGTGCCGCGTCAGCGGGATGCTCTACCGGGCTGCTAATTTGGGTCTGTGCGCTCACCGCTGTCACTTGCACAAGATGGACCTGA
- the LOC133498192 gene encoding semaphorin-7A isoform X2 — protein sequence MSSFLSTLYCYYFLILWLLSSVNSGDPWTLLPRMTFTREEITLENVTLPGEIRTVLLSRRDHRTLLAVGKSHLIFVSFQDPPKTPVERKLLWAECTDTATSSSVCSYKVVLAHEREDASRVFLCGTDGAVTLCCDTLSEVPPTCTPADDLDRIRGSIRNFVLKDAEHSVLVESAEGSALYVTYSGSKEYVGVHKFGKYRVGPANHDKEQHYLRLVLSKHRDEPLQDKVYAFYKERNKDLNVFSSTWLPFVSQFCLADMGGPKNNLQFTWTSQMSARLFCGDPESKKHFFEMVDIVSVDADRWQDTRIYALFRNEWNMSAVCVYSVQDIHDVFSNSPFKGSENQVDRPRVCVSESTYLPLAVLKMTKQNSEMEHWVKPVKKSGPLLISHHVYTHIHADAALTKEHTLLFLSRNSGGVDKMIHNASMAFIVAEYRPFTHRAHIDSILLHPTTKNLYISSSGQLVQMDVADCTHYGNTCEDCVLARDPYCSWDDTRCTAATSSSGEVVQDVDSGNYHLCSSSHLSSKVVSGSSVPEVALALPHGSQYLLKCPLGSRHAHYSWHHSGSGDVPCARNQHGCPLLIDSEEAGEYTCRSEERGYSRVLARYVVTGGAASAGCSTGLLIWVCALTAVTCTRWT from the exons ATGTCGAGCTTTTTGTCGACgctgtattgttattatttcttAATTTTATGGCTTCTCTCAAGTGTTAACTCAGGGGACCCGTGGACGCTTTTGCCGAGGATGACGTTCACACGGGAAG AGATCACACTTGAAAACGTGACGTTACCGGGAGAAATACGCACAGTTCTTCTTTCGAGACGAGATCACCGCACGCTCTTGGCTGTCGGGAAAAGCCATCTGATTTTTGTCAGCTTCCAGGATCCTCCTAAG ACTCCCGTGGAAAGAAAGTTGCTGTGGGCCGAGTGCACAGACACTGCAACGTCATCGAGC gtTTGCAGCTACAAAGTGGTCTTGGCCCATGAAAGGGAAGACGCCAGCCGAGTGTTTCTGTGTGGGACGGACGGAGCAGTGACACTGTGCTGCGACACG CTGTCAGAGGTTCCTCCCACCTGCACGCCAGCTGACGACTTGGACCGCATACGAGGGAGCATTAGGAATTTTGTCTTAAAGGATGCTGAACATTCTGTTCTTGTTG AATCTGCAGAAGGTTCTGCGCTGTATGTCACATACTCCGGCTCCAAGGAGTACGTGGGGGTTCACAAGTTTGGGAAGTACAGAGTGGGACCAGCAAACCACGACAAAG AACAGCACTACCTGCGCTTGGTGCTGAGCAAACACAGGGACGAGCCTTTGCAGGACAAAGTGTACGCCTTCTACaaagagaggaataaagatttgAATGTGTTCAGCAGCACGTGGCTTCCATTTGTCTCTCAGTTCTGCTTG GCGGACATGGGTGGACCCAAAAACAATCTACAGTTCACCTGGACCTCTCAGATGAGTGCCAGGCTCTTCTGTGGCGACCCAGAAAGCAAAAAACACTTCTTCGAGATGGTGGACATTGTCAGCGTGGATGCAGATCGATGGCAGGACACCCGTATCTATGCGCTCTTCAGGAATGAATG GAACATGAGCGCCGTGTGCGTGTACTCCGTGCAGGACATCCACGACGTCTTCAGTAACTCTCCGTTCAAAGGCTCTGAAAACCAGGTGGACCGGCCCAGGGTG TGTGTGTCAGAGAGCACGTATCTACCCCTGGCGGTCCTGAAGATGACCAAGCAAAACTCTGAGATGGAACATTGGGTGAAGCCTGTGAAGAAATCAGGCCCACTTCTCATCAGCCACCACGTGTACACTCACATCCATGCTGACGCTGCGCTCACAAAGGAACacacacttctttttttgtctcgaA ATAGTGGAGGTGTGGACAAGATGATCCATAATGCAAGCATGGCCTTCATTGTCGCTGAATACAGGCCTTTTACCCACAGAGCTCATATTGATAGCATCCTCCTTCATCCCACCACT AAGAATCTTTACATCAGCTCTAGCGGTCAGCTAGTCCAGATGGATGTGGCCGACTGTACCCACTATGGAAATACATGCGAGGACTGCGTGTTGGCGCGAGACCCTTACTGCAGCTGGGATGACACCCGCTGCACTGCCGCAACCTCCAGCAG CGGTGAAGTGGTTCAGGATGTGGACTCGGGAAATTACCACTTGTGCTCATCCTCTCATCTCTCAAGCAAAG TGGTCAGTGGCTCAAGCGTGCCTGAGGTGGCATTGGCACTTCCTCACGGGTCCCAGTACTTACTGAAATGCCCCTTGGGGTCCCGCCACGCCCACTACAGCTGGCATCACAGTGGCAGCGGAGATGTGCCCTGCGCCCGGAACCAGCACGGGTGCCCGCTCTTGATTGACAGTGAGGAGGCGGGGGAGTACACATGCAGGTCAGAGGAGAGAGGCTACAGCCGCGTGCTGGCTCGCTATGTCGTCACTGGCGGTGCCGCGTCAGCGGGATGCTCTACCGGGCTGCTAATTTGGGTCTGTGCGCTCACCGCTGTCACTTGCACAAGATGGACCTGA